The Candidatus Margulisiibacteriota bacterium genome segment AGAATTTCCTTTGCTCTTGATGAAAAAATATTCCAGAAAAGAAATCAGAGAAAAAGCAGAAGAACTAACTAACGCCGTAGGCCTGAAAGAACATATCCGGCACAAACCTGCAGAGCTTTCCGGAGGCCAGCGACAACGTGTTGCTATTGCCAGAGCATTGGTAACCTCCCCCAGTATAATTCTTGCGGATGAACCGACAGCTAACCTGGATTCGGAAACAGGTGCGCAGATTCTAAACCTGATGCGTGAACTGAATAAAAAAGAAAATACAACTTTTATCTTCTCAACTCACGATCCTGATGTAATGCAGTTCGCCAACCACATAGTAAAAATAAAAGACGGGTGTATCGCGGAGACTAATTAATGCCGATTACTCTCAAAATTGCCTGGCGTAATATTTTTAGGCACAAAGGTAAAAGCTTTGTTATCGGTACAATACTTTTTCTCGGCGCACTTATTATGACTGTAGGTAATGGTGTTATAACCGGTCT includes the following:
- a CDS encoding ABC transporter ATP-binding protein — translated: MAKNTANSNIISMKKVTKDYPLGKTTVHALRGIDLTIHAGDFLSIVGPSGSGKTTLLNIIGCIDKPTTGSIEITGEDISSLNDKKITDLRLFKIGFIFQTFNLIPVLNVLENVEFPLLLMKKYSRKEIREKAEELTNAVGLKEHIRHKPAELSGGQRQRVAIARALVTSPSIILADEPTANLDSETGAQILNLMRELNKKENTTFIFSTHDPDVMQFANHIVKIKDGCIAETN